One Misgurnus anguillicaudatus chromosome 5, ASM2758022v2, whole genome shotgun sequence genomic window, aaaggaaaacaccacagttttcaatattttattatgtttttacctcaacagggaagaatttagaagccaccaaacacttccatgttttccctatttaaagactgccTTAAAATctccatgttttattttgtgacaccatacttactcgtgtaactactcatgtaacagtctttaaatagggaaaacatggaagtgtttggtgacttctaaattcatccctgtttggatcctaagaaattAATGGGGCTAGGTTAAATTGTAACatattcacgacgcgctgtacaaagattaagtgtacgcattgaaaaaagatgggaaaaaagttgaggtaagaacacagtaaaatatggagaaatggtggtgttttcctttaacaaaatgtattaagtctgtcttgttcttttaaaaagaagaaaataGTGTCTCTGCAGATTTCTTAAGATTTAACTTCACTTTAAACTATTAAATTAGTAATATTTAGTTGCATATCCCTTGTTGTTGATAACTGCTgcacatctgtgccaaatcgaGTTAACCAACTTCTGGCAcctagaaaaaaaaaaaaaatttcagccCAAGATTCACAGttctaccagaaagactcgaAGATAGGTTAAGAATTGATATGAGTTTATTAACAGTAGTTAGCAACCAAGGTTGGAATGTAACACAGTATAGTTCAAATCCCGACCATAGTTCAAATCCGGGGGTCACGGATTCTTGCGGttcctgtctgaagatgaagacaggCCAGAATCTAATCCCCCTCGAGTATGGACGGAACCGACCTGGTGATGGTGGTAGGGAGGGTGGGTTGTAAATGCTGGCATCAGTATCTGCGAACGCAAAGACAGATGAGTACGAGGCTTATATACTCTCAGGTTGATTGATTGCgccttgtgaaatgaatgacgtaacattcaagtttcctggtagaacttaAGCTACGCTACGCTAAGCTAACATTTCCTGTAAATGTTTACAGGTTGCTTCCGAAACGGCatttttaaaggagcatttcacccgtagaaaccttaatctttattgaaagtgtgtcatatttgtagtcgaaatgtaacaaagatttagaatttggtgcctatttgaccaagaaaaggggtgtttgtagtctcaatccctcaacaaagatattagacttccttctttcaatgatgcaaaatgatgatttttacatcattgaaagaaggaagtgcaacactgaaatctgtatttctcctgtctcagcggcaactcaGGAAATtttgcatgaccattcaaaaacatgactggggttctaactatacaaagctttatgcaaataggtgaagtgtccctttaatgtcaGCACACACGTTTTTATGGGGTAGAGATCAGGGAATTGAGCTGGCCAACCTCAATCCATTTTGAGTCTGGAACCAAGATTTAGCCCTTTTTCTTGGGTTGTTGATTTGTTGAAACACCCATTTTAGGGTCACGTTTTCCTCTGCAAAGGGCAACATCATTTCTTCAGTATACTGATGTATTCAAACTGATCCATGCTCCcttaaataggcccaacacgcTACCTGTATGAAAACATCCCAATAGCATGATTTTTCAGCTTGAATTTAGTACATGGGAGTCGCCAGAGGTTCTGCCGGTAACCactaaacaagaaaaaaacattttactcCCATCACTTAACAAAATGCCATTTTTCTTTGTGCCAGTTGATGTGTTGATGCGATTCTGCACGTGACTTTTTTTCCAACAATGGTCCTTTACGGGGGTTTCTTGCAAATAGCTTAGCTTCAATCAGACGTCTTCTGACTGTCACTGAACTTACAgatcatctttgatctttctagAAGTGATGAATGGCTAAATCTTTGCCATCTTCGATCTGTATTAACTGTAGTTGCTTGTTTTCTTCCAAGTGCTTTGGGTTTTTGTtgccattttaaagcatttaagaTTATTTTAGATGAGCATCCTAAACTTTGCTGCATTTCTTTAGACGTTTCCCCCTCtcaaatcaactttttaatcaaattaagatGTTCCTCTGAGTATTGCTTGAAACGTCCAATTTTACTTAGAAATTCAGCAGcagatatattttataacaatgGGTGAAACATTTGTTCCCCTCTTTCTTAATAAAGAACAAAAATTAGctgttttttacagaatgtaacttataagtacactgtaaaaaataatacgcTGAATTTACTCTAGTGCATTATTTTTGCGTCCCTCTTTTTAAGCAAGTttcacatggaattttaagcaattgctttattttttttaaagcttaaactgcttaaaattccatgtaaaacttactttaaaaattgcaattgcttaaactgcttaaaattatgcactatatatattaactttttttagtaaatccagcTTTTTGTAGGTTGGATATCATTAGCAATGGCTCTATTGTTTTTCTATTACATTTAAGTAAATCATTTCCAATGCAGAaatattactaataataataacgataataataatgatgttGCACTGCAATTTTTTTTGAACCCCACTGTAATGCAAATATTCTGTCTTGTCTGCATGTCTATTGGGTTATAATGTCAGGTCATATGCACATTGCACACAGTAttaagtctgtctgtctggttataatgcacatatttaaaggtgcagtgtgtaaattttgcaccatctagtggtgaggttgggaattgcaaccaacggctcagtccactgcttgaTAAGCTATGATAGCCGCCACCAGAAAagtgtcatcgtcggagacaagttagtaaaaaaagttgtctgtaaagggcttctgtagaaacatggcggcacaaaatggcgacttccacgtaaggggacccttggtgtatgtagtaagataataaaaacaacggttcattataaaaaggtatttatacaccactgaaaatatagttttgtatataattttgcatttctgtcaagagatccttttaaaaattacacattgcccCTTTAATATAatgcatatgggtgattctcacgaaaccattgaaacaccacagcactaatcattttagctttaaaatgtgtaatatagtaacattaaaaagcatcagaattaacacaatactgtgttctaccttgcacaatgtgtgatttcaacataagaatttataattgtaaattttatctcattttctgctgaaattctcattaccgcaatgtgtccagctgtgttttaacatgcgttatgttgtaatttaatcaaattaacacaaaaatattaagaaaaaaataaatggatgttttgctagactactttagatgaaaaaaaaatatttactgaatattcatgtataataataatgaagaaaaatgaggaaaatgatgtgtccatgcctgatgttctcatcctccgcaacactttttgagaacagtttaagcacacatacagaattttaataaagtttgattttgagtgaccaagcacatggaccagttacttcaagatggctaccaggtaagattgaaatattgtcttgtcagaatgcttacacaacattttgattatcattaccgcaacagatgcttattaaatgttaatttaattaatagaagcctaatactttgattttaaatgcatgtgcagaatctccaaattatgttctttcaggtttgtcatgtcattttgaaaatatgtcagtgttgatgttttctgactgttgcgataatgagattttttaggagtaattttttaaattatgttacaaaaagttaaatgataagtaaaagtttttaaattaatgttcccatttactccagactttgtttttcaatgtctggtgggaaaaaaagtaaatttaaacaatttttacattttcatgcttgacttttttaaaaccaagttttcgtgagaatcacccatatacacAAGTCTACGTCCATTAAAAACATAGATTATTGAAAAATGGTGTCCTTTACAGCATTTGAAAGCATACTTGTGGACAAGTGAGTTGTATGCTGAGAAAGTGTATTCAGTCCCATCGCCCTGATTGCAAGCATTAAAATAGCAATTTGTGTAAAATCCCCCTTTGACCTCTGACACACACAGTGGTCGTTGTTAATTTGTATCCACAGACATGGTTTTAGGTCTGTGATAGAAAAGAAAGGCCCTCTCTAATTTGCTACTTAGCAGAGGCCATCGCAGATGACCCAAAGCATTATGGGATCAGTTTACATCAGCCTCTTTGATGTCATCCTCATCGTGACCCAAGCACAGCAGTGACAGAAAACACGTTATGTGACTAATAGTAGGAAATTGTGGCTTTTTACTAAACAAGATCAACTACACGCACACAATCTGATTATAAGTGCTTTTATTTGTACAAAATCTACATAATGCGACAGTCAGTTGTTGGTTATATATTAAACATTCAAACCAAAGTTCTCGCCAAAGTCATTTCAAGCACAATTAACTGAAACACTGCTCCCATCATTTCAAAGAAAAGTATAAGATAAACTGAAAATCTTACATACATACTTGAATGTTCCAAgctattattaaaaaaaatacgaCTCCCTATAACATCCGATCACAAGTTCTGACCGAACAAAGcactttttagttttagttttctAATGTAACACACCACTCTTCTCAGATGATGTCTGTTTtgtacaaataataaatgtatgcAAAGTCCCAAATGTAACACAACTTTTCAGATGGTGGTCAAAAACTGAAATGGATAATTTGTAATGAAAGCACACCATCTGGTGGCTTGAGATGAAATACCTTTACAGTCCTTAGTTTCTCCCACATTTGCTTCAAAATAATTATGTGTTGTCATACCGCACCACTTTTCAACATCATATCTATTACACCTTAAATGCCATCAAATTTGACATATGTCTCTTTGAATATTTTCCTTGTAAACTCATAATGAGCTTCTCATCAGTCATCGCATTTACTGAACTATATACTGAAATATACTGCAATGCTTCTTTATCATGTGTTAAAATTGAGGCTGCGttcacaaaacaaaaataaatgtcacCGTCTATAATAGTGGTAAAAATGTAGTTAACAATGTAAGACTGTTAGATTTGCGagtcatatatatattttattatcagaacTATTGCAACATAACGACTTAATATTGTTAAGCAACAAATAATACTGTAACTGAGATACTATAATGAATTATAAATTCTGATTGATTATGATTGAACACTGGAGATTTAGACAATTTATTCAGCTTTATTTAGTACTTATCCAGGAATGTCATGTGGAGATTATCTGCACGGCCCATTTAGCAGAATTCAACAAAACTGAGAAAACGATCACTTGCTTATTTCCTATAAGATTCCAAAAGTCGCCAATGCAGATATTTGGTGGTGTCCATGCATAAATCATAGACTTTTGTAGTGGGGTAAAAACTGCATCCGTCAACCCCAAATTCTCAATTTCaccaaaataattattttttgctgGTTTCCAATGCTGCATTCTCCCTGTCGACTATACCGTGATCGTGGAAAGCTACAGGTATGTGTCCTCTGAACCCACGCTCTCACAGGAAAGACTTAAACCGAGAACTCTGGGAGCAACGGGAATGGATTTCCCATTCACAGGTGTGTTGTTTGGAAGAATCAAAGTTGAGTTTATTGGGTGGGCAgagttgtttgtatttgttgCTGGTGTGGAGTCTTTGGGGGGAGGAGGAGGCAGCTCCGCGGCTAGTCCTTGATTGAAGCGTTGAAGGATCTCCGCTGGGTTTGTAGATTTGGGGTCTGGTGAGGGTTTGGGAGATAGTGGCGGTGGTGGTGTGCGAAAGACACTTGGAGGGGATTGATGTTTTGGTGGTTGGAATGGATAAGTGGTTGGGATAGGAGGAGGCACAGTTGGGGCGGGAGGAGGTACTATCTTCTCGGCTAGCATTCTCTCCGGTGTAGTGAGTAAAAAGCGTTGTAGTGATGGAGAAAGCTGTTTATTGTGTAGATTGTTGGATGGTGGTTGCTTGAGATGGTCTTGGTTCTCGGGCGTCTTCTCTTGTGTAGTAAGTAAGGAGCGCTGTTGTGATGGAGAAAGTTGGATATTTGGTAGATTGTTTAATGGTGGTGTTTGCATGAGATGGTCTTGTTTCTCGGGGGTCTTCTCTTGTGTAGTGAGTACGAAGCGCTGTTGTGATGGAGAAAGTTGGATATTTGGGAGATTGTTGGATGGTGGTTGCTTGAGATCGACTTGTTTCTCGGGCGTCTTCTCTTGTGTAGTAAGTAAGGAGCGCTGTTGTGATGGAGAAAGTTGGATATTTGGTAGATTGTTTAATGGTGGTGTTTGCATGAGATGGTCTTGCTTTTCGGGTGTCTTCTCTTGTGTAGTGAGTACGAAGCGCTGTTGTGATGGAGAAAGTTGGATATTTGGTAGATTGTTGGATGGTGGTTGCTTGAGATGGTCTTGGTTCTCGGGCGTCTTCTCTTGTGTAGTAATTAAGGAGCGCTGTTGTGATGGAGAAGGTTGCATATTTGGTATTTTGTTAAATGGTGGTGTTTGCTTGAGATGGTCTTGTTTCTCGGGGGTCTTCTCTTGTGTAGTAAGTAAGAAACGTTGTTGTGATGGAGAAGGTTGCATATTTGGTATATTGTTGGATGGTGGTGTTTGCTTGAGATGGTCTTCCTTTTCGGGCGTCTTCTCTTGTGTAGTAAGTAAGAAACGTTGTTGTGATGGAGAAGGTTGCATATTTGGTATTTTGTTAAATGGTGGTGTTTGCTTGAGACAGTCTTGGTTCTCGGGCGTCTTCTCTTCTGTAGTAAGTAAGGAGCGCTGTTGTGATGGAGAAGGTTGCATATTTGGTATTTTGTTAAATGGTGGTGTTTGATTGAGATGGTCTTGGTTCTCGGGCGTCTTCTCTTGTGTAGTAAGTAAAGAGCGCTGTTGTGATGGAGAAGGTTGCATATTGTGTAGATTGTTGGATGGTGCTTGCTTGAGATGGTCTTGTTTCTCCGGCTCAATATTGATAGGGGCTGGTTTGAGGTCTGTAGGTAAGGCATAGGGGTTAGGGACGTCTACATGAGGAATCGGGGCTTTTCGGATGGTGCCTCTCTTTTTGCGACTGAATTCAGGATCCGAGTCCAGGGGATTCTGAACGATGATGGTGGGGTTCTGACGAAGGTCTTGTCGGGTGTGTGGCTCAGCGGCCATGATGGCATATGCGCCGTGCAGCCTGGGAGCGGACTTGTAGCTGAGCTCACCGTGAGTTTTTCGCCAGCGCTTGAGCTGTATGCGGTGCTCTCGCTCGACGTCCCGAGCAGATATGGGCAGCTCTAAGACCTGCACATGAAAAGTTGAGCAAgagttatatatttatattacttacgtatttatatattatccAATCAGTACATTATGTTATCATGCATACCCTAGGAATTGAACTCAAAAGCTACCCATTAAACTAGTTAAGCTATAGTGAAGACAAAGGCTCTTGAAATACAAAATTACTTTTGGAAACTTTACGGTTAAATGACGTCACAAATATAATGTAGACACCCAGTCAGATGTACACAGATTTAATGTATTAGTAAACACTAAAGGCGGATTTGTATGTGTTACCTGTTGTACGAGATAGCCCTCCTGCATGTATCGTGGGTCCAGTGCCCTGAGAAGCTCCATAGTCTCATATTGACCAGCACAAGCCTTTAGTTTCTCACGAGATCCCACCATGCACTTCAGCAGCACCAACCCAACACGGAAAATGATCTTAACTCCTATGAAAAGGGCACAGACGACAGATGAGAATTACTGTCGAAACAAAGCCAAAAATACAAATGCAGTGATATATTTGTTAGGGGTGTAACAAGATCTTGTGCGACAATCATGAGATTTCTTGTGGATGTGGAATGATGTCTCAGACTacaaaaatgaatgttttacaTAGTATTTTCGTCTTGTTAATTGTTTAGTATAAATATCTAACAATTCCTAAAATGAGATACATTAACTTCgtaagcaaagtggcttaagataTTAAATCTTGTTTACAGAAATAAATTATGAACATTGAAACtagaattgttttttttcttatcaaaTTGGAAGatattttacttattttaagCATAAACGTCTTGTAAAGAATTTGAGAAATATTAAAgaattaaaaatctaaaaataaaatctaaatctaaaatctaaataaaagcaaaaataatgTTCAGGAGTCCGCTAGCGCCCTCTGCAGGCTCGTTGTAATACATAAtgctgtttttattacatacagTAGATGTGACCCATGCTAGCAAAATGAGTAAAGAGCAAcaattctctattaaaaaaatcttcaaAACTATGTATGATTGTTgtaatttgaaaataatttgaaaaaaatgacagCTGTTTGAAGTTGATAAAGTCAGGAGTCAATCGAGTTAAAGATTTTTGaaggttcaaaaacaaaatcactgcAGCCATACCCTAAATCATAgataaaactaatagattttcCACTTACAAAGTCAAAAACATTATCTATAAGGtacatttttttcattcttttattctttgattgacagcgagacagacagctttaagatctactgtaatgcaaggatcttATTTTCCCCAACATTTCCAAAGATtcacataacagattatatctgcgtgaattttcatcaaaacagatatttttaaaactgaaattctgtgtatatgtgtataatGGGGGTCACACGCTCGTATGTCTGTGTGCATGCCGATCTGGCAGTCAGCACAAGCAAGATTGTTTTCATGTCTGATGGCtccttaataactcttttaacatcaatcaagTGCCGAACTTATCTTtattaataacttttttaacatcaagcaagtcctgcactttattttcttattgctgcattttttaaaaccgaaaccaaaatgtcagaTGCACATGTTGATGGAAACACATCTTTAACTAGGTTAAGCATTTAGAACagtacacctctcagaaaacgtacaaataaagatcagtttagatgtttaatgactatttagagcattggTATCACTAAACAAGGGCtaaatgtacttatttttataaatacccAAAATTCATTTATATGTTCTTTTGCCTGCAGCTCAAAATTAGACTGCGCATTTTGACTCATtttgctacactgcaaaaaatgattttcaagaaacaaaTTTCTAAGTattaaattagtattaaaaacactaaattcaagaaaaatttgcttaccccatttttgcttgttttatgcacaaaatcgcttaaatttgatatttttggtctaaaaactagacttattttcttgtgtcgttttgctcatccagaaaatgcatcttattttaagaatttttagatatttttactgaaaacaagacaaaaatactaagaatgtttttttcttaaaaaacattttttgcagtgtagcacGGGTCacttattttaatgtttttgttaataaaaaacatgtttacttggtttgatactttatttgaaccaattatttttgcatcatcattatatatttttattattacatcaTTTTAGTTTATTGCTCACAAAaattgttagggacagtcctagattagttaaaggggacatttcacaatacttgtttaagatttcaaataaatctttggagTGCCCAGATTACATATATggagttctagctcaaaataccatatagataatttattatagcatgttaaaattgccactttgtaggtgtgagcaaaaatgtgcccaGTTGGgtgtcttttaaatgcaaatgagttgatctctgcactaaatggcagtgacgtggttggatagtgctgaTTAAGGAGCAGTTACTGGCATGATATTTTTcccacttttttattttgatagaagcactggggacttaattatagcacttaaacatggaaaaagtcaaattttcttgatatgtcccctttaaacatttcaaacttatgtgatttcagtttcccaTTCATATATTTCtttgaggatttcttaaaaagtgtcaAACTTATTTTGACAACCCAATCTTATGTGTTTGTCTCTTGGAGTAAGTGTTTCGCCACACCCCTAGTATTTGTTTGTGTATCCAAAGATATTTAACATGCGTCACTGGTACTGATATGAATGGGGGAGATTGCAATGGTAAAAATGGACGCTCTAGTCCCGCCTACCATTAAAAAGAGCCAAACGTCAATCAAAATCCTCAGAGGAGAGGGACTTTGCACATGCACAGAATCGACAGGTCTTGTTTGTCTTGTTCTAACAAGACATCGAGGCATTGCAAATATGACGTGACTTTCTTAAAAGGACTTACCATCGCACAGGAACATGTCCCACACTCTTAGCACAGAGGCCCAGGGTAGAGTTCTGGAAAAGGCGCACATGAACCACTCTGTCATGTAGAGGATGGGCTCTATCTTGTGCTTGTCAAGGTGCCGATACGCCACAGGGCTCACACGCTTCAGTAGTGCATTCAGGATTTCCCCATCCAACTGAATTGCCTCCTAATTGTAAACAAGAACAAAATGTTATTACCGTTATAAAAACACTTTACTTCTGGCCTTGACGTAATGGAGTCATATTTTTTGGATTATTTAATTTGTTATCAGGCACTTGTTTGGCTCAACATTCATTGGGTAAGAATGCATGACATATAGATTACATCGAAATTCATTTTTGCCCTTTGGAGAAAGGAACACTCTGTCGATTACATCACCTTTGACTGAGCACAAAGAAACTTTGTTTTGATGTTACAAGCACCTATGTTACACTTGGACTCAGAAACATGAGTCAGTGTTTGCAAACTGTGAACGAGGAACTTCAGATATGAATACTTTGAACAGAATGTCAACTATTAACAATGGAATGTGCTTAAAGATACTAGATAAGGTATCTATCACCAAAAAAACTGTACAGTTAATTATATTTACACTTGGTTCATActgcatttcatttatttagtaGTAGTTAGTGTATTAAAAATAGCATGCAATAGGTAATAAGTGtacaactgcaaaaataaaccATTGGgtaataaaatatacatgaatgcAATCTTACCAGGCCTGTGCTGTAATATCCAGGCAGATACTTCTCACAAATCTGAACCAGACCCCAAAATGCATCCTGAACACCAAAAATAATCAAAGCAGATTATTCCAATGACGGCGTGCAGCCTTGCACACAACGTGATGCATGTTGGACCAAAATGCTCGGTGAATATAAGGCCTAATTTGAATtgctaaaataataataaatctatAAACACAGTTTTAAGATGCTTCAAGTTTACCTCTGCTGGCATGTGCATCAGCAGCACTGCTGCTATAGGAGCCTGAGCTTGGCAGTAACCCTCCTCTGGCCTGTATAGGGTGTAAGCCTTTAACACCCGGAAGAGATCCTGTTGCCTGATcaacacgcacatacacacgtcAATAGTCAGACTTCAATAGAAGCACAGCAGATAACACAGTAACCAAACCAGGCAACATAACACTGCAAAGACTGACCCGTGACCTCCTCGTGACACAAACATCTCATGAAAGGGGAATTGTCTGTGTAGGTCTCTCTCGATCACATCAACCCATTTAGGGTCTCCGGCCATGTCATCCAGCTCCTGATCAATGACACAAATCAGTTAGATCACATACTTAATACACTCTGCATGGATGCTGTGATccattcaaatatatatatacgttGTATGCTACACATCAGTTTGTCATTGTTCGCTTCAACATGCAAGTACACATGCAGATCACCAGTAGACAGACTCCACAGCATGTCACAATATCAAGGCAAAAGCCAAAAAACAAGCAGCTTGTTCGTTTTGTACGTTTTTGAAGAAGTTCTAATGGTGGTAAATAGTGTGGGAGGAGTTctagcagaccaatcacaacactTAGGTCATAGAGCCACTATAACTCGAAGAAAAAGGTGCCATTCGAGAGTGTAAATACCATACCCACCTTAAACTTCCCAATGTTTTGTTCCCTCTTCACTTTTCCACCTGATAGGTAGAGCCATGCCCTGCCCCGTAATGATGGTGGGATTCCTTTCTGACATCGCAGTCTGACCTGCAGGTGAAATATATCTGATCGTCACATACTCGCACAGTTATATTATTAAGAGAAGAGGGAACCAGAATGCATTCACACAAGAGACTGGGCAGCAGTCCAGATGTCAAATTATATGGCAGTTTGGCACAAATAAGTCAGTCTCCCTTCAAAACAGTTCTGAAAAGCCACTGGACAAATACTTACAATGATAAAAGAGCCACAACTTGCTTGCGTTAGCTGATAGCAATGACTTTGATTTATCGATTGTGCTTTATTGCATTTTTAGCACTTTTGAAACGGGGTTCACAACTAGTTTTGCTTTATGATCTAAATGTTACGTCACAACaggcaaataaaataaaatgtcctTTAAGTATTAATAGGCCACTTGATAAACAggacatttaacatttaaaataatcgATAATTGTCATCTCTTGTGACACATGATTATATGCAAATATACATTAGAGTTAGATTGGATGCATAATCTTAATAAGTTTgctataaaaatacacaatttttAAGGATAATTGTTTCACTACTTAGTTTTTCCCTAATGTCAGCAAtccacaacaaccaaccagtgGAGAACCACTGTTTGTGAGGAAGCAACTAGTTCATATACGTCATTATACACGTGCTGTATATGTTGTTAATGTAactattgaaaataaaaatgtgctgtctaattattgtttttatattattcCATCATTCGTGCAAGCTCACTCATGTACTTAGCGCTGCGGATTCAGTACAGGTTCATGGTCACAGCAGAAAAGCAGTGCAGAATACACTGTAGTACATGTTTAGCCTGAGAATGCATTAA contains:
- the tbc1d10aa gene encoding uncharacterized protein tbc1d10aa isoform X1; translation: MMMARENGRLSSDDTMSVRTLGSQFDEESSFGSDSEIDGFTSSRNTDRYGFIGGAQKYSPESAQDVPLEVLRHRELKWLDMLNHWDKWISKRFKKVRLRCQKGIPPSLRGRAWLYLSGGKVKREQNIGKFKELDDMAGDPKWVDVIERDLHRQFPFHEMFVSRGGHGQQDLFRVLKAYTLYRPEEGYCQAQAPIAAVLLMHMPAEDAFWGLVQICEKYLPGYYSTGLEAIQLDGEILNALLKRVSPVAYRHLDKHKIEPILYMTEWFMCAFSRTLPWASVLRVWDMFLCDGVKIIFRVGLVLLKCMVGSREKLKACAGQYETMELLRALDPRYMQEGYLVQQVLELPISARDVEREHRIQLKRWRKTHGELSYKSAPRLHGAYAIMAAEPHTRQDLRQNPTIIVQNPLDSDPEFSRKKRGTIRKAPIPHVDVPNPYALPTDLKPAPINIEPEKQDHLKQAPSNNLHNMQPSPSQQRSLLTTQEKTPENQDHLNQTPPFNKIPNMQPSPSQQRSLLTTEEKTPENQDCLKQTPPFNKIPNMQPSPSQQRFLLTTQEKTPEKEDHLKQTPPSNNIPNMQPSPSQQRFLLTTQEKTPEKQDHLKQTPPFNKIPNMQPSPSQQRSLITTQEKTPENQDHLKQPPSNNLPNIQLSPSQQRFVLTTQEKTPEKQDHLMQTPPLNNLPNIQLSPSQQRSLLTTQEKTPEKQVDLKQPPSNNLPNIQLSPSQQRFVLTTQEKTPEKQDHLMQTPPLNNLPNIQLSPSQQRSLLTTQEKTPENQDHLKQPPSNNLHNKQLSPSLQRFLLTTPERMLAEKIVPPPAPTVPPPIPTTYPFQPPKHQSPPSVFRTPPPPLSPKPSPDPKSTNPAEILQRFNQGLAAELPPPPPKDSTPATNTNNSAHPINSTLILPNNTPVNGKSIPVAPRVLGLSLSCESVGSEDTYL
- the tbc1d10aa gene encoding uncharacterized protein tbc1d10aa isoform X2, whose product is MGVSHLQVRLRCQKGIPPSLRGRAWLYLSGGKVKREQNIGKFKELDDMAGDPKWVDVIERDLHRQFPFHEMFVSRGGHGQQDLFRVLKAYTLYRPEEGYCQAQAPIAAVLLMHMPAEDAFWGLVQICEKYLPGYYSTGLEAIQLDGEILNALLKRVSPVAYRHLDKHKIEPILYMTEWFMCAFSRTLPWASVLRVWDMFLCDGVKIIFRVGLVLLKCMVGSREKLKACAGQYETMELLRALDPRYMQEGYLVQQVLELPISARDVEREHRIQLKRWRKTHGELSYKSAPRLHGAYAIMAAEPHTRQDLRQNPTIIVQNPLDSDPEFSRKKRGTIRKAPIPHVDVPNPYALPTDLKPAPINIEPEKQDHLKQAPSNNLHNMQPSPSQQRSLLTTQEKTPENQDHLNQTPPFNKIPNMQPSPSQQRSLLTTEEKTPENQDCLKQTPPFNKIPNMQPSPSQQRFLLTTQEKTPEKEDHLKQTPPSNNIPNMQPSPSQQRFLLTTQEKTPEKQDHLKQTPPFNKIPNMQPSPSQQRSLITTQEKTPENQDHLKQPPSNNLPNIQLSPSQQRFVLTTQEKTPEKQDHLMQTPPLNNLPNIQLSPSQQRSLLTTQEKTPEKQVDLKQPPSNNLPNIQLSPSQQRFVLTTQEKTPEKQDHLMQTPPLNNLPNIQLSPSQQRSLLTTQEKTPENQDHLKQPPSNNLHNKQLSPSLQRFLLTTPERMLAEKIVPPPAPTVPPPIPTTYPFQPPKHQSPPSVFRTPPPPLSPKPSPDPKSTNPAEILQRFNQGLAAELPPPPPKDSTPATNTNNSAHPINSTLILPNNTPVNGKSIPVAPRVLGLSLSCESVGSEDTYL